DNA from Neoarius graeffei isolate fNeoGra1 chromosome 17, fNeoGra1.pri, whole genome shotgun sequence:
cattgacagcgagttaaactttgacagtcacatgaaagcaatcactaaatcggcattttatcacctaaaaaacatttccaaactaagaggacttatgtcaaaaaatgatctggaaagacttatacatgccttcatctctagtagggttgattactgcaatggccttttcacaggcctgccaaaaaagaccatcaaacgacttcagctggttcaaaatgcagcggcgagggttctcacacgaacaaaaagaacagagcacattactccaattctaaggtcccttcactggcttccagtaagctacagaattgactttaaagcattgctgctcgtgtacaaatctctaaggccctgtttacattatttcgaatcagcggatcatcagattaacgtttttaaaacgattcgcgtacacacacaaaatttctgtgcccgcaacaaaactgttccccgtgcacacagcaacgccaatacacggatacgctaatcacacgactaattagacggcacgtcacatgatcccagtgcatatcgggcatgcgcaagtcactcaccacttgcaagcacataaagtgtgtgagagattgagtgagcgagtgagagagagagagtgagcaagagagtgtgagagagagagaaagagagagaaagcgagcgagcgagtgtgagagagtgagagagcataagaatcaaaatttgaagttctttatggaaatcagggacgccgtgtcattgggactaaagaggagaaggtttttcagcagtcgcgccacatgaccaacatggcatgaccaacgccagcgaatcaggaaggtggatgtcacagtgacgttgtccagtgacgacgtcagctagagctcagcactgcgtatcctcgttcctcaatgtttacacagcaccggatcagatacgtactgggttgaatacgtgggccctggcggattcaaactgttccgcctgtggagtcgtttcccggcgttttaatgtgcacggacagtgcatccgcaacgacaacgatatggatacggtctaatgtaaacaccacctaaatggtacagggcccagttacctctctgatatgttgcagcggccgaacccaatcagatctaccagatcgcagcagcaaaatttactgttaaaacctgttgttaaaacaaagtgtggtgaagcagcttttagctactatgcagtacagctatggaaccaactgccagaggacatcagaaatgctcctgctgttggcagcttcaaatctagactaaagaccaagctgttctcagatgctttctgctaactgattaatatcgtcatctttacgttttaaactttcttaacttttacagtctctgcatgttttaaactttacttaacttttattctattttattctgctgttttttactgaacttttacttcattttattattttatttctactattgtttaattcttttttttctctcttcttccccctttattttatgtaattttattttctattctattgtttactgttttgcttttacctctgtaaagcacattgaactgccactgtgtatgaaatgcgctatatcagGGGTttgcaaagtgtgggagagtcagtcccccctcggagagcaaataaacaacagcgccccccttacaatttttgttgttgctatacttaatgttccattcgtatttttaaaaatggttgttgtacacatttttatttttttatttttcacattttaaacatctgtgctttttaaaacatcttgttttacacattttaaacatctcatagcatcgttagctagcacctcttggcagacaacacactgtggcagtggagcatcttcagatccagtccatgaaaatccaaactttaaataatcgtggtcatacttccttcttttttcagtccccccaggatctctcgggccttttttgtgattgttgtgggctaaaatgtctgatgttgcggcggtttttccaaaaaattgcgatgaaagttgcagtgttttttaggtttttgttgcgattacattgcgggaggaagtgaaagttgcgagaaattgttgcgattttctctttttgtgattaaaattgagtgatatgttaaatattaagttattactgaaaaactattgattaaaaaaaacaaagacactgagaaatggtcctataaacaactttaccaatataaaagattaccaggactacaaaaatgcagaaaaataggctttacttatccaaatgcacctgttggttcaaaagttaaagtgcagagaacctcacagcacaacatgaagttaccttaaaatataatataaatgcctcagctttcatgtaaggaaaaaaaaaaactattaatactagtactgtgtgcaggcagtctctcctgaagactaaattaaacaataattataaactaataaaataaatggctcaggcttcatagaagaaaaaaaaacaatttgaacagaatctcacagtatgatgctgaagctgcctaaacaatggaaaataaaataccattttggcaaaaacgttggcatccattaatttcttgtattaagcaaaaaataatgtaaagtgcacacagtccttcactgtaaacataacacactttcagtaacagaatttaagcctacataaacactgactcgcacatcatgcagtgttgccagatactgctgacgttttccagcccaaaatatgttcaaaacccgccaaaatgcacttaaaaccgcccaatctggcaacactgcggcacatgctgcttctcttgaacgtatacacggaagtaaggcggaaggtagtgtgtcgacgtcacctcaagacgacgccaacgattggtcaaatttgcaggaaggttgcggtgactggatataattgcaacaccaccctgaattcgcggggattggttgaatttgcgctgaagttgcaaatcacaacatcacgaaatcctggaggctctgtttttttgcttggcccagactctgtctcctcactcactgtagctttaggtactaaaaatcgatccattttgtctctggtaaaggctagctgaagttcgctaaatgtccgcaatagtaacttattctggtttatttttccggacgttgcgccccccctgaagaactctggtgccccccagggggggcgcgccccacactttgaaaagccctgcaaataaacttgccttgccttttgcTCTAAGCAAACGAGATAAATGGAAAAAGTGTGATATGACCTGGATGCGTGCCTTGGAAAAATCTTGAAATCATTAAATATGATAAACAGCCCGACCTGGACAGAAGCAGCTTGTCTTTCAGCATGAATCGATATGTTATTCATGTAAATGTCTGCAGATGATTGATTTAACacgatgttgttgttttttaataacAATAAAtgattaccaaaaaaaaagattCACTGTAAAGtgaattttaaatgtttgctgaacATCTATCTGTAAAAAGAAAACGGAGAATGCAATAAAATTTAAGCTAAGTGTAATAAACAGGACAAAGATCTCGAAGTAAGAATAaagtatatttaatataaatAATTATCAGCCTTTTTTTAATATCATGGAAGTGGGAAAGATTGGAAATCTGAAAATCCACAACCACCACCATGTGTCGGAGATCAGCTCACCGTATATCCTCATCACTGACACGGTTGTAGCGCAGCAATAATCTGCTGATGCCTTTCTCATGAAGATTCTCCAGCGGCTGTATGTTAGTGGAGATCTGCTGGAAGCCTGGAGCCTGCTCCCGTACCAGGTCTCTGTCCCAGTCCACACTCCATCCCACCTACACACCACACATTAACACATACTTCACCAGCAGGGGGCAGTGCTGCGCAAGGCCAAACTTCCTCTAGTCGTCAAATTGCTATCTGCGCACACCATAAAGTCTAACATCATGAGGTATAAAACTGTATAGTGCACTACACGGTCAATTAAACACAATCTGAAATTCAGACACAGAGAATCAATAACTCTATTCAGTGCTTGTTGGAAATTAACGACTTATTTGCAAAATCAATGCCCATTTTTTAAATTGATGAAAATAAAAGAAAGTTCTAGTCGTGCGCCTCACCAGGTGCTGAGGGATGCCCGAGTGCAGGACGGTGGTGAGGGTGAGGTTGACCCAGCTCAGGTTGTGTGGGTGCCCCGGTGGAGGTCTGCGGAGGGTAAACAGGGCTGAGTGGTTGGAGCGGGCCGCCAACTGGAGCATCTGTTCCAGACTGCACACCGTCTGATTCCCCACTAGCCAGCGCTCTCGCTCAGACATGTACCGCACCATCGAGTACGGGTCATCCTGCAGGACACAAAACACCAAAAACAACCCAATCAATACAAGAGTAGAGCAAAGCTGGGATAAAGAAACTGCATctttcaatccatccatccatctgactttctatccctccatccatttatccatcctGCCCATACATCTCTCTGCCTTtctatccatccgtccatttATCATTCCATTAATCTGTCCATTTATTTTTCCATCATCCATCTTTCTGTTCATTGGCTCTTCCATCCGTCAGTTTCTTTTCATCCATATCTGCCCGTCCATCTTTCCACCTTTCTATTCATCCATCCAATTATCTTTCCATCTGCCAATCTTTCTGCTTTTTTGTTCCTCCATCTATTTAGGTTTccatttatttatccatccatccgtttatCTTTCCATCCATATCTGCCCATCCATCTTTCTACCTTTCTATTCATCCATACATttatctttccatccatccaattaTCTTTCCATCTACCAATCTTTCTGCCTTTCTCTTCCTCCatctatttatccatccatccatacctgCCCATCCATCTCGCTGCTTTtctatccatccgtccatttATCATTTCAAAAATCTGTCCATTCATTTTTCCATCATCCATCTTTCTATCCATTAATCTATtggttcttccatccatccatccatccatccatccatccatccatccatccatcagtttaTCTTTCCATCcatatctgtctgtccatctttcTGCCTTTCTATTCATCCAtacgtttatccatccatccgtccatccaattCTCTCTTTCTCCATCTATTTATATTCATTTATATTCATTTATCCATCCACCAGTTTATCTTTCTATCCATCTGTCCATTTATCTTTCTATCCTCCATCTTTCAGTTcttccattcatccatccgtTTGTCTTTCCATCTATATCTGCCCATCCATTTTTCCACTTTTCTATTCATCCATACATTTatcttttcatccatccatccaattatCGTTCCATCTACCAATCTTTCTGCCTTTCTATTTGCCATCTATTTATATTTccatttatttatccatccattcatatCTGCTCATCCATCTCACTGcctttctatccatccatccataattccATTTATCTTTCCATCATCCATCTTTCTATCCATTCATCTATtggttcttccatccatccatatctgcCCACCCATCTTTCCGACTTTCTATTCATCCATACATCcagttttccatccatccatccatctgcccaTGCATCTATCCATCCAATGATCTTTCCATCTGCCAATCTTTCTGCCTTTCTATTCCTCCATCCATTTATATTTCcatttatttatctatccatcGGTTTATTTTTCCATCCATATCTGCCCATCCATCTCACAGCTCTTCTATTCATCTGTCCATTTATCATTCCATCCATCTTTCCATCATCCATCTTTCTATCCATTCATCTATTGGTTCATCCATCCACCTACCCATCCATCTTTCTGCCTTTTTACTCATCTATCCatttctttccatccatccatctacagtTCAGTACCTTTAAAAACCACTGGCCAGCATTGAGCATGCTCAGTTCAGTCCAGTTGAAGAAGGAGGCGTCGACATTCTGTCTTTCAGGAAAGACTTTGCTCACATCTGTGGTTCTCCTCAGGGTACGATCTCTCATCAGGAATGGTACTCCGTCTAGACTACAACCAGAGAGCAGTTACACTCACCGACAACAGATTAAACTGTTCCAGCGAGGACAATGTCATAGCCGAAGCCCCATGATGGACAAAGCCTCAGGTTGGGCAGAATGTTTCTATTAATGACAACTATTGTGAAGAGGTTTACTGATGAGAAATCgcatcaatgtctcatctcatctcatctcattatctgtagccgctttatcctgttctacagggtcgcaggcaagctggagcctatcccagctgactacgggcgaaaggcggggtacaccctggacaagtcgccaggtcatcacagggctgacacatagacacagacaaccattcacactcacattcacacctacggtcaatttacactacgttcacactgcaaggcttaatgctcaattccgatttttttgtgaaatccgattttttttgtgaggtcgttcacattaacaaatatatgcgacttgtatgtgatcctcagtatgaacgaaaagcgacctaaaagtgttccgcatgcgcattgcaggatacgacgacgtcacacgcagtgagcatggccagtgtttacggaagtaacctaaagtttcctgtgtatgacagtagccagcatggagtacctggcgatgatgcagttgttgttgcgacggagccagaacatgcacaaaatagcctgatgttaaggaggaggttgagaaggaagagggcaagggttttggctcaggcattctgcggggtagtgactgcaacctccattcaaaggaacatcaaagccatgttgttgtaactttttttgagagacccgccgcctacttcagcgcagaatagtgacgtttgtggcttgttgatgacgtgtaagtcggatgaatgcgacctggcggttcagactgaagtcgcatatgaaaagattggataggaatcggaattaggaccacatatccaaacggcctgggtcggatttgaaaaaatcagatctgtgtcattcatattgtcaataaaagattggatacaggtcacatatgggcgaaaaaatcggatttgagtcacttcagcctgcacgtagtgttagagtcaccagttaacctaacctgcatgtctttggactgtgggggaaaccggagcatccggaggaaacccacgcagacaacatgcaaactccacacagaaaggccctcgccagccactgggctcgaacccggaccttcttgctgtgaggcgacagtgctaaccactacaccaccgtgccgccctcgcatCAATGTGCTAAATAAAAATGTGTtggttaattttctgtaacagcagctctgacagtagcatagctacaaatcacaggtttataatattaatgcacttgttctaatccATCATTTCTGTAGGGATTCTCATGACAAACATTCTACATAATCTAATGTATTGTTATGGTTAAGGTTAACTCCAGTTGACCATGGGCTACCCAGTCACatcgggggaagccatggcctaacggttagagaagcagctttgggaccaaaaggttgctggttcaattcccaggaatggcttgagcaaggtacctaacgccttgctgctctgggtatgttgtatatccgatggataagagcgtctgtaatgtgaaaaatatttctttttttttttcttatttaccgTAACTGGCTTTAAAGTGAACCTGATGATGAAAAACCTTCATATACTGGCGTACCGTTTTCAAATTAATGAGATAAACTAAATACTTTTCATTTAATATGCTCAAAAACAATGAACCTTTGGGGAAAAAAAGGTCTCCTGCATATATGTGTGCTTTAATAActatcatttattatggcttagtgAGCATCTGAAGATTTAGAACATACAGGATCATCTGCATCCAAGAACCTCCTTTCTCTTAGGTACACTCCTGCTCTCAGTTTTTCTGTATCTGCCTGAAGCTCATCATCTTTATTCCACcctcttatccatccatccatccatcatccagacATGACTAAACCCACCactcagtgagcacacacacacacttctccaaGTCTAAATGGCGTATTGATCTGTACTTTACTCAGCCAGAGGAGGACAGACAGGAAATATGTGAAAGAATAAATGAATAATTACCTGATGGCCACCTCAGCTTCCAACCCGCTAACGTTCTTCTGAAGCGCTCTCTGGAAAGAGAGCAGCGTGTTCTCCGGAGCCAGCTGACAGGAAACGGAAAAAGACACACGGGGAGAGTTAACCTTCAATCCAACAGTTCAATCAAACACAGGGAGATCGAGCATCGGGGAGGAAGCAGCAGACACAATGTAGATGGAAgagaatgaataaaaaaaaaaaagcagtaaaataaaaaaagtatagCGTGACCTTAGGCGTTTGAGACTGAACAATAAAGGAGGGAAAAGAAAGCCTGATGGAGAGAAGGGGTATGATTAGTGTTCAGCTCTGCCTCTTCCCCCAGGAGATGAGCAGCATCTAAATCTTTTATATTATTTTGATTTCATTAATAACTCACAGTGGAGGACAAGTCCCAGAGGCTTCGTGCAggaatcagtttattcacatgcaaCAACATGACTAACGGGATAATTCCAGGCTTCAGAGGAACATCAACTGAAACCTAATGTCAGGTTCATGGCGTTTCACCAAGGCGTATGTACAAAACGTATGCAGAGGAGACATGTGATTTCTCCATGTGTTCAATGGTCCAACTATCTAATCAACACACTATCTATTCTCAACCACCTCTCCATCCATCATTTCTGACTTTCTATTTGTCCATCCGTCAGTTGTTCCATCCAACCAGCATATCTATTCAGCCATCTCCAGTATCTGGTTttccattaatccatccatcaatctGTATTTGCAtttactcattcattcatctttctaTCCATCTCTCCATCCATGCATTTGCCTTTTTATCCATCAGTCCATCTATCCATCTTGCGATCCATCGACCCACCAAGTCATCCATTCATTTTGCTATCCACCTATCCATCTATatgcccatccatccattgcTTTGTCTTTCTAGCCAGCTTTCCATACATCTATTTGCCTGTCCATCAATCCATTCAttttacggtggtgcttgaaactttgtgaaccctttagaattttctatatttctgcataaatatgacctaaaacatcatcagattttcactcaagtcctaaaagtagataaagagaacccagttaaacaaatgagacaaaaatattataattggtcatttatttattgaagaaaatgatccaatattacatatctgtgagtggcaaaagtatgtgaacctctaggattagcagttaatttgaaggtgaaattagagtcaggtgttttcaatcaatgggatgacaatcaggtgtgagtgggcaccctgttttatttaaagaacagggatctatcaaagtctgatcttcacaacacatgtttgtggaagtgtatcatggcacgaacaaaggagatttctgaggacctcagaaaaagcgttgttgatgctcatcaggctggaaaaagttacaaaaccatctctaaagagtttggactccaccaatccacagtcagacagattgtgtacaaatgaaggaaattcaagaccattgttaccctccccaggagtggtcgaccaacaaagatcactccaagaacaaggcatgtaatagtcggcaaggtcacaaaggaccccagagtaacttctaagcaactgaaggcctctctcacattggctcatgttaatgttcatgagtccaccgttaggagaacactgaacaacaatggtgtgcatggcagggttgcaaggagaaagccactgctctccaaaaagaacattgctgctcgtctgcagtttggtaaagatcacgtggacaagccagaaggctactggaaaaatgttttgtggacgggtgagaccaaaatagaactttttgttttaaatgagaagtgttatgtttggagaaaggaaaacactgcattcagcataagaaccttatcccatctgtgaaacatggtggtggtagtatcatggtttggccctgttttgctgcatctgggccaggatggcttgccatcattgatggaacaatgaattctgaattataccagtgaattctaaaggaaaatgtcaggacatctgtccatgaactgaatctcaagagaaggtgggtcatgcagcaagacaatgaccctaagcacacaagtcgttctaccaaagaatggttaaagaagaataaagttaatgttttggaatggccaagtcaaagtcttgaccttaatccaatcgaaatgttgtggaaggacctgaagcgagcagttcatgtgaggaaacccaccagcatcccagagttgaagctgttctgtacggaggaatgggctaaaattcctccaagccggtgtgcacgactgatcaacagttaccggaaacgtttagttgcagttattgctgcacaagggggtcacaccagatactgaaaacaaaggttcacatacttttgccactcacagatatgtaatattggatcattttcctcaataaataaatgaccaagtataatatttttgtctcatttgtttaactgggttctctttatctacttttaggacttgtgtgaaaatctgatgatgttttaggtcatatttatgcagaaatatcgaaaattctaaaaggttcacaaactttcaagcaccactgtatctatcctCCATCCAACTAGATCTACATACTATTTCCTCccacccatctatccatccaaCCTGCTTTCCATCCACCCACTCATCTGTATTTAAAATGCACTCACCAATTCATCTATCTTTCTATCCATCTCACTCTCTATGTATTTGCCTTTTTAATCCATCAATCCATCTCacgatccatccacccacccaggcATTCATCCATTTTGCTATCCACCTATGGCATCTACAGTATCTGCCCATCCATACCTCTATTTGCCTTTCCATGCGTCCACCATTTTATCTATCCTCCATCCAACTAGCTTTCTATCTCCCCATCCTCCCACCTATCAATCCATCCAACCTGCTTTCCATCCACCCATTCATCTGTATTTAAATGTACTCATCCATCCCACTCTCCATCGATTTGCCTTTTTATccttcaatccatccatccatccatcttgtgATCCATCCACCCAAGTCATCCATACATTTTGCTATCCACCTATCTTCCCATCCATCCGTCTTTCCATCCACCTATCCATTTATCTTTCCATCCACTCATTGCTTTGACTTTCTATACATCTATTTGCCTTTCCGTCCAGCTACCTTTTTATCTGTCCTCCATCCAACTTgctttctatccatccatccatccatccatccatccatccatccatccatccatccaacctgcTTTCCATCCATTTTTCCATCCATGTATTTGCCTTTTTATCCATCAATCCGTCCATTCATCCATTTTGCTATCCACCTATGACatctatctgtccatccatctttcCATCCACCTATCCATTTATCTTTCCATCCACCCATTGCTTTGTCTTTCTATCCATACATCTATTtgcctttccatccatccatcattttaTTTATCCTCCATCCAACTAGCTTTCTATCTCCCCATcctcccacccatccatccatccatcctgcttTCCCTCCACCCATTCATCCAAATTTAAAACACCTCATCCATTCATCTTTCCATCTATGTATTTAATTTGTTATGCATcaatccattcattcatccatcttccTATCCATCGGCTCACCCATTCAGCTTCCATTTTGCCATCCATCCATTTAACTTTCCATCCACCCACTGATTTGTCTGTCTATTCATCCAGCTATTTTATATTTCTATCCATCTTTTCCCACATCAATGTGCCTTTCTATCCATGAATCATCCATCAACCCATCCATCTTGCTATCCACCCATCCTTCTGCCTTCCCTTCAAACCAGTCCTTCTCTCCATCCATGTATTTGCCTTTTTATCCatcaacccatccatccatcttgcgATCCATCCACCCATCTAATCATTCATCCATTTTGCTAAATACCTATCCCatctatctgtccatccatccatctttctaTCCACCTATCCATTTATCTTTCCATCCAACCATTACTTTGTCTTTCTATCCAACTTTCCATACATCTATTTGCCTTTCCATGCATCCATCATTTTATCGGTCCTCCATCCAACTAGCTTTCTACCTCCCCATCCTCccacccatctatccatccaaCCTGCTTTCCATCCATCTGCATTTAAATgtactcatccatccatctttctgTCCATCATCTCCATACCATCTATTTAATTTTTTATGCAATCCATTCATCTTgctatccatccacccacccgttCATCTTCCATTTTGCTATCCACCCATCCTTCTGCCTTTCCTTCCACCTATCCATCCCTGTATTTCTCAATTGGCTGATctaaacatctgccaacattataACTTGCACATTTTCCTGTCGAGGTTAACAGCCTCGTCAGTTTGTCTAGACGTTTGCAGTTCAGGTTACATAAAGGTGAGCTTCAGACTGAGAGGTGTATTGTCTGTGTGTCTATATGTGTAAGTAACAGGAACGAGCCCTGACCTGCCCCCTGTATGGCACTCAAGTTGATTTTCTTCATGTTGTGTTCACACACACGCTCTTTCAGCTTCTGTCCTcagtatgtttttttgttttgcctgaATATCAGATCCCTAATAAACCAAATCAGCTAATTATCAAATCTTTCACGAGCTCGGTCACCCATGCTAGTCTGGAACAAGAGATGAAAATGTATACAAAACAACTGTGACAGGAATTAAAATGGTCTTTTCATTTCAGCTACAGTTACAAACTGACAACCATCTTCATTATGTCTTGCCTAACTGCCGGACTTACCATGGGAGCGCCGCGCTGCCCGATGACGGCAGGTCGTGCTTTAAGGTCGTTTCGCTCCATGATGCAGGGCGATGTGATGGACAGCGGGGTCAGGTACAGGCTCAGAAGCACCACCAGGTAGATGAGCAGCACAATTACCTGAAACTCTACAGCACACACCACAGATTTAACACCAGCACATGCTTTTACACTGAATAcatacatatctcatctcatctcattatctctagccgctttatcctgttctacagggtcgcaggcaagctggagcctatcccagctgactacgggcgaaaggcggggtacaccctggacaagtcgccaggtcatcacagggctgacacatagacacagacaaccattcacactcatattcaca
Protein-coding regions in this window:
- the gdpd5b gene encoding glycerophosphodiester phosphodiesterase domain-containing protein 5 isoform X3; protein product: MIGMISVGQIWSEEWDIFSISLQATGPFLHIGALAAVTALAWLVAGQVARSEKTKFQVIVLLIYLVVLLSLYLTPLSITSPCIMERNDLKARPAVIGQRGAPMLAPENTLLSFQRALQKNVSGLEAEVAISLDGVPFLMRDRTLRRTTDVSKVFPERQNVDASFFNWTELSMLNAGQWFLKDDPYSMVRYMSERERWLVGNQTVCSLEQMLQLAARSNHSALFTLRRPPPGHPHNLSWVNLTLTTVLHSGIPQHLVGWSVDWDRDLVREQAPGFQQISTNIQPLENLHEKGISRLLLRYNRVSDEDIRTYTSGNVSVTLYTVNEPWLYSVLWCSGVQSVSSEAPQILKKVSSPLWLMGPEEYCLIWVATDLLSFAVVLGIFVFQKWRMSGMRSYNPEQIMLSAAVRRSSRDVNIMKEKLIFSEVSDGVSCEENGFDFYTNQDVH
- the gdpd5b gene encoding glycerophosphodiester phosphodiesterase domain-containing protein 5 isoform X2; translated protein: MILALCHIAVGQQLNLHWIHKIGVTAALLTTMIGMISVGQIWSEEWDIFSISLQATGPFLHIGALAAVTALAWLVAGQVARSEKTKFQVIVLLIYLVVLLSLYLTPLSITSPCIMERNDLKARPAVIGQRGAPMLAPENTLLSFQRALQKNVSGLEAEVAISLDGVPFLMRDRTLRRTTDVSKVFPERQNVDASFFNWTELSMLNAGQWFLKDDPYSMVRYMSERERWLVGNQTVCSLEQMLQLAARSNHSALFTLRRPPPGHPHNLSWVNLTLTTVLHSGIPQHLVGWSVDWDRDLVREQAPGFQQISTNIQPLENLHEKGISRLLLRYNRVSDEDIRTYTSGNVSVTLYTVNEPWLYSVLWCSGVQSVSSEAPQILKKVSSPLWLMGPEEYCLIWVATDLLSFAVVLGIFVFQKWRMSGMRSYNPEQIMLSAAVRRSSRDVNIMKEKLIFSEVSDGVSCEENGFDFYTNQDVH